Below is a genomic region from Rosa chinensis cultivar Old Blush chromosome 5, RchiOBHm-V2, whole genome shotgun sequence.
CTCAAGCCTTTTGAAGTATGGGTGATTTCTATAGGCTTTTCTAagacgtttctagttgatatttgtaccacaattgtgtgattggcagattagactagatgaatatattttccttaGAGAGCGAGATTATTCTTGCTTAGGTTAGGCTTGCTAttcagcgagcgtccctttagactttaatgagtttagttgtgCCTTAGATAAGTTATCCAGTTTGTCCCGaaatttcttatgtaagttctgttagactctggcctgttttcATGGCTTGATTATTAATGCAATCaattcctattaaaaaaaaaaatactaatacATTAGGTATTTAGCTAGGTAGAATAGTTTGATTCAGATGTAGACTAGATTCATGCAGCATTGGTAGACTAGTTTGGGATGATGAGACTACTCTATTCTGCATCGAACTATGACTACTTAATGTTTCGGTACATTATTGATGTACTGTAGAACTTCTACGATAAATTTATTTATAGAATTGACAGTATTATAAAGGAATCTACCAAGTAATTCCAACACATACAGTTACAGAGTGTTTCCTTCCAAGCTAATTGTTAAAACAGTTTGCCTCTAGATTGTGAAGGACTTACTAACATCAACACCAAATTATTCTATATTAAGAGTCTTGGTAACACATACGCTAGTTCGGTGTGTTATAGATTCTCATGTAAATTCATTATGGCTTTTTACTGCTCCTGATTTCTTACAAGATGCTtgtttataattattattaatattttttttggctTAAAAAATGCTCGAGAAAGTGtccaaattcttttttttttagttacaaAATAGTAACCTAGTGAGTTACCACTCTGGAGCCGGGAACAACTTGGGTATGACCCCTCCCCAATTAATGTTTTTCACAAGTTGGGGTTCGAAGCAGAGACCTTTTAATACCAGAAAAAGTTGTGCAGCGTCCGCCCCACTTATAACCTAGCATGCTTCTACCAAACCAACTCCATTGGATAAGTGTCCAAATGCTTTCGTAATAACATATATATGAGGTATATTTATTAGGGTAAAGAAAAAGCGATCATAAGCGAAGAAGGTTGGGTGTAAAAGTGGCTTCAGATAACATTTTCTAAGGCTGGGCGGGTTGACCCGAGGGATCGAGAAACCGATACGATCCGGACCGGAACCGACCATTCGGGTCGGGTTTGAATACAGAAATCCTCGGTTCGGGCTAAACCGAACCGATTAAACTTACATCGGTTTCGGTTGCGGTTTCACTAAGTTGCAGAACCGAATAAAACCGATCCGGACCGGTAAATGTACCTGTATACGTGTAGCATAACCATTGGTTCTCAGTCAAGCCTATAGAGAGTACCGTGGACTTGGGTGCAGGCAATCACCCAATTTCATCGACCTAAATCCTAGGCGAAGCCGTCTGTGAGTTCAGTCAGTTCACTTCACTACCTTCAGTTCTTaattcttatcttcttcttcatagttCCGCGATCACAGATCGTGATTTTCTCGATCAATCACTGAATCACCCATGGATTCCTCCACTGGAAACACCTCAAACACACCACAAACCGAATCCCTTTCCCAATCCGAGCCCAATTCAAATACCGATTCGAATCATGCAAACCCCAATTCCGATTCCGACACTGAAGTTGCCGAGAATGCTGTCGTCCCTGCAATTGGCACAGACCAACCATCTTCTGCAACAGCTCCATCTACGATGACATCGTCACGACCACCAAAACCGAAAAAGAGAGCGAGGACGAATACATCCACAGGGTCGAGGGAACGTTCAATGGTATGGGAGCACTATGAGAAGATTGATAAACCTCTCTATGAGTTCAAAGATGGAAAGAAGGTCCAGGTTGGGACTACCAAGCGCGCCAAATGCAGGTATTGCTCCACAGACCTTGCCTGTAATTCATACGATAATGGTACCAGTAGTTTAAAGAGGCATATAGAGGTTGTGTGTAAAAAATATCCTGGTAGGATAGACCTGGAGGAGTTTCAGCAAGTGTTTGTAGCTGGTGGGAAGTTGAATGAACCTTCCTTAACTATGAGGGCATTTAGTCAAGATGCTTGCCTAAGAGCTTGTGTTGAGATGATAGTAATAGACGAGCTGCCATTTAGTCACCCGGAGAAGGAAGGGTTTCAAAGATTTTGTAAAGTTGCTTGTCCTAGGTTCAAGGTTCCTTCTAGAAGATTAGTTGTAAGCACATTTTGGAAATTGTATGATGTTGAGAAGCTTAAATTGAAGCAGGAGCTAGCTAGCCACTGTGTTAATTTAACCACCGATACGTGGACATCGGTGCAAAACATAAATTACATGGTGGTTACGGCTCATTTCATAGATGGTGGCTGGAATTTACACAAAAGGATTCTTAACTTTTGTGTAATTTCTAATCATCAAGGGAACACCATAGGCAAGCTGTTGGAAACATGCTTACTTGATTGGGGAATCGAGAGAGTGTTGACTGTTTCGGTGGATAATGCATCCGCAAATAAAGTTGCTATAGAGTACATTAGGAAAAAGATGCTGACTTGGAAAAAAAAGCCTGTTTTAGAAGGTAAGTGGCTACATGTGAGGTGTTTAGCTCACATTCTCAACTTGATTGTGAAATCAGGGTTAAGAATGATGGATAAATCTGTGGCTTCGATTAGAAACGCAGTTCGTTATGTTAGGAGTTCGTCTGCAAGGCTTGATGTTTTTAAGCAATGTGTTATCAACGAACAATTGGATTGCAAGAAGGTGTGCATATTGGATGTGCCAACtcggtggaattccaccttctTAATGTTGGATGTAGCCCTTGAGCTTCGGAAAGCGTTTGATCGCATGGCGGAAGAGGAAGACACGAGATACACTGGTTATTTTGATGAGAATGAAGTTGAGGATGATGAGTGGTTAGAAGTGCCAGAAATAGAACCTGAAAAAAAGCCAAAAGAGAAGGTGAAAAGGGTAGGGCCACCGGTTGAAAGTGACTGGGAAAGAGCCACTGTTTTTGTGAACTTCCTCAAGGTAATTGGCTACTTTTAGTTTATGCTTGTTTAGTTTATGCTTTTCTGCATTTCTACTTGTTTAGTTTTACTTTCGATAGTTTTCTAtttagtttctgcattttctgcAATTAGGCCATTTGTACTTTACAGTTTTGCACTTTTGCTGCATTTCTACAATTCTGCATTTTCTGCATTTCTGCATTTTCTACTTCCTTtacagtttctgcattttctacTTCCTTTACAGTTTTTGCATTTTCTACTTCCTTTAAAGTTTCATACTCTTATATATGCAGGTATTCTATGATGTCACAATGAGGATTTCGGCCACTAACAGTCCCACAGCTCAAAAAGCGTTCCACGATATCGTGGCAATTGAAGCTGAGATCGATGACTTGTTCGACCGGCCTGAGATGTGTACTGGAAGCAATATAGAAAAGATCTTGTTTGAGATGGCAGTGAAGATGAGGAGCAAGtttaaaaaatattttgcaAGCCTCGATGACATGAATCATTTGCTTTTGGTGGCTTTGGTTTTAGATCCTCGATACAAGCTTCGTAATTTTGAGAGGGTATGTAGAATATGGCTTAAACTTGATGCTGCAACAATCAAGCATCGGTCTGCTGAGCTGAAGGAATTGGTGGTGAACCTCACGGACTTGTATTCATTGTCTTTGGGCACCAAAAGGTCAAGACCAAGTGGCAATGAGGCTGAGAAAGTTGCAGCAAGTGGTACCGGCAGCTCTAGCACAAGAAGTTCAAGAACCCA
It encodes:
- the LOC121049181 gene encoding zinc finger BED domain-containing protein RICESLEEPER 2-like, which produces MDSSTGNTSNTPQTESLSQSEPNSNTDSNHANPNSDSDTEVAENAVVPAIGTDQPSSATAPSTMTSSRPPKPKKRARTNTSTGSRERSMVWEHYEKIDKPLYEFKDGKKVQVGTTKRAKCRYCSTDLACNSYDNGTSSLKRHIEVVCKKYPGRIDLEEFQQVFVAGGKLNEPSLTMRAFSQDACLRACVEMIVIDELPFSHPEKEGFQRFCKVACPRFKVPSRRLVVSTFWKLYDVEKLKLKQELASHCVNLTTDTWTSVQNINYMVVTAHFIDGGWNLHKRILNFCVISNHQGNTIGKLLETCLLDWGIERVLTVSVDNASANKVAIEYIRKKMLTWKKKPVLEGLRMMDKSVASIRNAVRYVRSSSARLDVFKQCVINEQLDCKKVCILDVPTRWNSTFLMLDVALELRKAFDRMAEEEDTRYTGYFDENEVEDDEWLEVPEIEPEKKPKEKVKRVGPPVESDWERATVFVNFLKVFYDVTMRISATNSPTAQKAFHDIVAIEAEIDDLFDRPEMCTGSNIEKILFEMAVKMRSKFKKYFASLDDMNHLLLVALVLDPRYKLRNFERVCRIWLKLDAATIKHRSAELKELVVNLTDLYSLSLGTKRSRPSGNEAEKVAASGTGSSSTRSSRTQMSRKMAAMQADWKQELEDSDQTVVSHEVDRYLLDLIEDPPEHEDWKLLAWWKMNGSKYPNLALVAKDVLAIQVSTVASESCFSTGRRVIDPFRSSLLAKTVEALICFHNWLRSESIQSIEYVPTLEDMNFYEEVERDHVLRDTADSGQAKAAKGKGTKNQEAVAAMNNQGALATMKKAGKGLKIAGPGGSSKRPRK